In a genomic window of Geoalkalibacter sp.:
- a CDS encoding TonB-dependent receptor, whose protein sequence is MQSRKLLLMALLASLIPAPLLAAEVNRVGEIVVEESEEIRALQERRESAVSKTVITTKEMEELGGQTAADVLRRLPRLYFSGPPGTNKDVRQAGLDKEFQNVLINGNRPPGGGEKREIALDRIPVEMIERIEVLKNPTAAY, encoded by the coding sequence ATGCAGTCCAGAAAGTTGTTGCTCATGGCGCTTTTGGCATCCCTGATCCCGGCGCCCCTGCTCGCTGCGGAGGTCAACCGGGTCGGGGAAATCGTCGTCGAGGAAAGCGAGGAGATCCGGGCGCTGCAGGAACGGCGCGAGAGCGCCGTGTCCAAAACCGTGATCACCACGAAGGAAATGGAGGAACTGGGCGGACAGACCGCCGCCGACGTGCTGCGGCGCTTGCCGCGCCTGTATTTTTCCGGCCCACCCGGCACCAACAAGGATGTGCGTCAGGCGGGTTTGGACAAGGAATTCCAGAACGTGCTGATCAACGGCAATCGTCCGCCCGGCGGCGGTGAAAAGCGCGAAATCGCCCTCGACCGCATCCCCGTGGAGATGATCGAGCGCATCGAGGTGCTCAAGAACCCGACCGCCGCCTACG
- a CDS encoding energy transducer TonB gives MRRLGINQLAFLAALALHGLILAVQVSSELPGLEAPARINVRLMELPAPTPVPAPAPLPDPVRPPPPPVDRARPLPSPKPEKKPPPPPREPPVQASRPLTAPEPAPEPSLTSASPIAPAPAVEEPIAAPPAPVAAPPAPAAPPVAASRLGEYLETVRLAVEAHKQYPSAARQLGQQGSVLVRARIMSDGSLAEVEVVTSSGHRHLDRAALAAVRNAAPLKAPSGFGLQDLVLEIPITFRLT, from the coding sequence ATGAGACGCCTCGGCATCAATCAGCTGGCCTTCCTCGCGGCCCTAGCCCTGCACGGCCTGATCCTGGCCGTCCAGGTCTCGTCGGAGCTGCCGGGGCTGGAGGCGCCCGCGCGCATCAACGTGCGCCTCATGGAACTGCCGGCCCCCACCCCCGTCCCCGCCCCGGCGCCACTGCCCGATCCGGTCCGCCCGCCCCCGCCGCCGGTGGACAGGGCGCGGCCGCTGCCGTCGCCCAAGCCGGAAAAAAAGCCGCCTCCGCCGCCCCGCGAACCGCCCGTGCAGGCGTCGCGGCCCCTGACGGCTCCGGAGCCGGCTCCGGAGCCGTCGCTGACCAGCGCGTCGCCGATTGCGCCGGCACCCGCCGTGGAAGAACCGATCGCGGCGCCGCCCGCGCCCGTTGCGGCACCTCCGGCACCTGCGGCGCCGCCGGTCGCGGCGAGCCGCCTGGGCGAGTATCTCGAAACCGTGCGTCTGGCGGTGGAGGCCCATAAGCAATATCCCTCCGCCGCGCGCCAGCTCGGCCAGCAAGGCAGCGTCCTGGTGCGGGCGCGGATTATGTCCGATGGCTCGCTGGCGGAAGTCGAGGTCGTCACCTCCTCCGGCCATCGCCACCTCGACCGCGCGGCCCTGGCCGCGGTGCGCAACGCCGCGCCCCTCAAGGCGCCGAGCGGTTTCGGCCTGCAGGATCTGGTGCTGGAGATCCCCATCACCTTTCGTCTGACCTGA
- a CDS encoding ExbD/TolR family protein yields MIDFGAHVRKRKGLDLTPMLDVVFLLLIFFMLTSIFAKPLLPLDLPEAASGQVAGEPEIRLSISRDGRLHLNETEIGLDLLGPRLGEMLAGKMARDISLRADQGVPFGRVVEIMDLAKQAGAVNIAVVTEKKP; encoded by the coding sequence ATGATCGATTTCGGCGCGCACGTGCGCAAGCGCAAGGGGCTCGATCTCACTCCCATGCTCGACGTAGTTTTCCTGCTGCTGATTTTCTTCATGCTCACCTCGATTTTCGCCAAGCCGCTGCTGCCCCTCGACCTGCCCGAAGCGGCCAGCGGCCAGGTGGCCGGCGAGCCCGAGATCCGCTTGAGCATCAGCCGCGACGGCCGCCTGCATCTCAACGAAACCGAGATTGGCCTGGATCTGCTCGGGCCGCGCCTCGGCGAGATGCTGGCGGGAAAAATGGCGCGCGACATCAGCCTGCGCGCCGATCAGGGCGTGCCCTTCGGCCGGGTGGTGGAAATCATGGATCTGGCCAAGCAGGCCGGTGCCGTCAACATCGCGGTGGTCACGGAAAAAAAGCCATGA
- a CDS encoding MotA/TolQ/ExbB proton channel family protein — MYPLLLCSILTVAFGIERCWHYLRAGRAAQAPEQVHALIEKGRFDQALSLAEAAPGPITAVLAEGLRHRGVERELLEEVISLRGASELKRLNQNLHILELVGRIAPLMGLLGTVLGMVMAFRQVAGARGAVDPSLLAGGIWEALITTVAGLCVAIPALILHHFFEDKVDSFAYFMKHYGAEAAKHLGVKG, encoded by the coding sequence ATGTACCCCCTGCTGCTTTGTTCGATTCTCACGGTGGCCTTCGGTATCGAGCGCTGCTGGCATTATTTGCGGGCGGGGCGTGCCGCGCAGGCGCCCGAGCAGGTTCATGCGCTGATCGAAAAGGGGCGCTTCGACCAGGCCCTGTCCCTGGCCGAGGCGGCGCCGGGGCCGATCACGGCGGTGCTTGCCGAAGGGCTGCGCCATCGCGGCGTGGAACGCGAGCTGCTCGAAGAGGTGATTTCCCTGCGTGGCGCCAGTGAGCTCAAGCGCCTCAACCAGAATCTGCACATTCTCGAACTGGTCGGCCGCATCGCGCCGCTCATGGGACTGCTCGGCACGGTGCTCGGCATGGTGATGGCCTTTCGCCAGGTGGCCGGAGCGCGCGGCGCCGTCGATCCCTCCCTGCTCGCCGGCGGCATCTGGGAGGCGCTGATCACCACGGTGGCCGGCCTGTGCGTGGCCATTCCCGCCCTGATCCTGCACCATTTTTTCGAGGACAAGGTCGATTCCTTCGCCTACTTCATGAAGCATTACGGCGCCGAGGCCGCCAAGCATCTGGGAGTCAAGGGATGA
- a CDS encoding undecaprenyl-diphosphate phosphatase, with protein sequence MRRALRQGLMLLVFLWFCQLAAATPPPDAGVPRGLGYGDAVILGLVEGVTEFLPVSSTGHLVLVNHLLGLNSQAPAHDRQGNPLPAPDAGPPLSVKALADAYAIVIQIGAIAAVLIIYWARVRSMMLGVLGKDRAGLLLARNLLAAFLPAVVIGLLLEDWIDRHLFDSLAVVVALFAGGLLMLAVEAWRRRRGAVLDEGPDLHEISLRQSLLVGLLQCVAMWPGTSRSMMTIVGGYVIGLSPRRAAELSFLLGLITLSAAAVYKGLKGGAPMVAAFGLGPLLVGGLVAALSAAVAVKWMVGYLSRHGLAVFAWYRMGLALVVLWVL encoded by the coding sequence GTGCGGAGGGCGCTTCGTCAGGGGCTGATGCTGCTGGTTTTTCTCTGGTTCTGTCAGCTCGCGGCGGCGACGCCGCCGCCTGATGCCGGCGTGCCGCGCGGCCTGGGCTACGGCGATGCCGTCATTCTCGGCCTGGTGGAGGGAGTGACGGAATTTCTGCCGGTGTCCTCGACGGGCCATCTGGTGCTGGTCAATCATCTGCTCGGCCTGAATTCCCAGGCACCCGCCCACGACCGGCAGGGCAATCCACTCCCGGCACCGGACGCGGGACCGCCCCTGAGCGTCAAGGCTCTTGCCGACGCCTATGCCATCGTCATCCAGATCGGTGCGATCGCGGCGGTGCTGATCATCTACTGGGCGCGGGTGCGCTCCATGATGCTCGGGGTGCTGGGGAAGGATCGCGCGGGCCTGCTGCTGGCGCGCAACCTGCTGGCGGCTTTTCTGCCCGCGGTGGTCATCGGACTGTTGCTGGAAGACTGGATCGACCGCCATCTATTTGACTCGCTGGCGGTGGTGGTCGCCCTGTTCGCCGGCGGGTTGCTGATGCTTGCGGTGGAGGCCTGGCGGCGTCGGCGCGGCGCGGTGCTCGACGAAGGACCGGATCTGCACGAGATCAGCCTGCGTCAGAGCCTGCTGGTGGGGCTTCTGCAGTGCGTGGCCATGTGGCCCGGCACCAGCCGTTCGATGATGACCATCGTCGGCGGCTATGTCATCGGGCTGTCGCCGCGCCGCGCGGCGGAGCTGAGCTTTCTGCTCGGTCTCATCACCCTGAGCGCGGCGGCGGTGTACAAGGGACTCAAGGGCGGCGCCCCCATGGTCGCCGCCTTCGGCCTGGGTCCCCTGCTGGTCGGCGGGCTGGTGGCCGCTCTCTCGGCGGCCGTCGCCGTCAAGTGGATGGTCGGCTATTTAAGCCGCCACGGCCTGGCCGTCTTTGCCTGGTACCGCATGGGCCTCGCGTTGGTGGTGCTGTGGGTGCTCTAG
- the mgtE gene encoding magnesium transporter, whose product MLFTSPLHEEIRALLLRRDAQALRAFCAPLHEADLAAALAEFEPADAAWVLTALDSDQGAWVLSHLGPDDQADIAPLLADEQLARMISHMDADDRVDLVRHLPAERSDRVLHLLAQAEREDIRKLGSYGEGTAGALMTSEYATLSPSLTAREALEKLRLEAPDKETIYYAYVIDGQRRLLGLVSLKDLILARPESRVAEFMHRELITARVDDPQEEVARKLAKYDLIALPVTNGNEALVGIVTFDDAQDVTEAEATTDFHRMGGSVSLEPTSLRDASIGLLVRKRLPWLLVLVVMNVFSGAGIAYFEDTIAAAVALVFFLPLLIDSGGNAGSQSATLMVRALAVGDVRLRDWLQLLGREVFVALVIGLCMGLAVSCIGLFRGGPDIAVVVALTMVVVVLVGSLIGMSLPFLMTRLRLDPATSSAPLVTSLADISGVLIYFSIATWYLGLPHGS is encoded by the coding sequence ATGCTTTTCACGTCACCACTTCACGAAGAGATCCGCGCGCTGCTCCTGCGCCGGGACGCCCAGGCCCTACGCGCCTTTTGCGCACCCCTGCACGAGGCCGATCTGGCCGCGGCGCTGGCCGAGTTTGAACCGGCCGACGCGGCGTGGGTCCTCACCGCCCTGGATTCCGACCAGGGCGCCTGGGTGCTCTCCCACCTGGGTCCCGACGATCAGGCCGACATCGCTCCCCTGCTCGCCGACGAACAGCTGGCGCGCATGATCTCGCACATGGATGCCGATGATCGCGTCGATCTGGTGCGGCATCTGCCCGCCGAGCGCAGCGATCGGGTGCTGCACCTGCTGGCCCAGGCCGAGCGCGAGGACATCCGCAAGCTGGGCTCCTATGGCGAAGGCACCGCCGGCGCCCTCATGACCTCGGAGTATGCCACCCTGAGCCCCTCCCTGACGGCGCGCGAAGCCCTGGAAAAGCTGCGTCTGGAGGCGCCCGACAAGGAGACCATCTACTACGCCTATGTCATCGACGGGCAGCGCCGCCTGCTGGGCCTGGTATCCCTCAAGGATCTGATCCTGGCGCGTCCCGAAAGCCGCGTCGCGGAGTTCATGCATCGCGAGCTGATCACCGCCCGGGTCGACGACCCGCAGGAGGAGGTCGCCCGCAAGCTGGCCAAATACGACCTGATCGCCCTGCCGGTGACCAACGGCAACGAGGCCCTGGTGGGCATCGTCACCTTCGATGACGCCCAGGATGTGACCGAGGCCGAAGCCACCACCGATTTTCATCGCATGGGGGGCTCGGTGTCCCTGGAGCCCACCAGCCTGCGCGACGCGAGCATCGGGCTGCTGGTGCGCAAGCGCCTGCCCTGGCTGCTGGTGCTGGTGGTGATGAACGTTTTCTCCGGGGCGGGCATCGCCTATTTCGAGGACACCATCGCAGCAGCGGTCGCGTTGGTCTTTTTTCTCCCCTTGCTCATCGACAGCGGCGGCAACGCGGGTTCCCAGTCCGCCACGCTCATGGTGCGCGCCCTGGCGGTGGGCGACGTGCGGCTTCGCGACTGGCTGCAGCTGCTCGGTCGGGAAGTGTTCGTGGCCCTGGTCATCGGCCTGTGCATGGGTCTGGCGGTGTCCTGCATCGGGCTGTTTCGCGGCGGGCCGGATATCGCCGTGGTGGTCGCCCTGACCATGGTGGTCGTGGTGCTGGTCGGCAGTTTGATCGGCATGTCCCTGCCGTTTCTGATGACCCGTCTGCGCCTGGACCCTGCAACCTCCAGCGCGCCGCTGGTGACCTCGCTGGCGGATATCTCGGGAGTGCTCATCTATTTCAGCATCGCCACCTGGTATCTGGGGCTGCCGCATGGCTCCTGA
- a CDS encoding V-type ATP synthase subunit B: protein MIQSLLRYSKVLEIVGDILRVRVVGADGAAGGPARFGDLALVENIDGRQSLAQVIGLDRDTVTLQVFAGTKGLSTRCAVRFLGHPMQATYSDNILGRIFNGIGLPLDGGPDLSADAKVEIGGPPVNPMRRLLASRLIRTDVPMIDVFNTLVESQKIPIFSVAGEPYNSFLARIGIQADADVVIFGGMGLIFDDFHLFRSAFEDAGVFGRTVMFVNQASDPVVERLLVPDMALAVAERFAVEESKRVLVLLTDMTAFADAMKEIGVAMDQVPSNRGYMGDLYSQLARRYEKACDFRGGGSVTILSVTTMPGDDVTHPVPDNTGYITEGQFYLHEGMLDPFGSLSRLKQHVIGKATREDHAQIMNTLIRFYADARDARQKQAMAFELSAFDERLLVFGELFRKRFMRLDVSMPLEEALDLGWRTLAECFEPEELLMKQSLVDKYYPREVREQHRGQNPDKSGTEGL from the coding sequence GTGATCCAAAGCCTGCTTCGCTACTCAAAAGTGCTTGAAATTGTCGGGGATATCCTGCGCGTGCGGGTGGTCGGCGCCGATGGAGCGGCGGGCGGACCGGCGCGCTTCGGCGATCTGGCCCTGGTGGAAAACATCGATGGGCGCCAGTCCCTGGCCCAGGTGATCGGTTTGGACCGCGACACGGTCACCCTGCAGGTCTTTGCCGGCACCAAGGGTCTGTCCACCCGCTGCGCGGTGCGTTTTCTCGGCCACCCCATGCAGGCGACCTATTCGGATAACATCCTCGGGCGGATTTTCAACGGTATCGGCCTGCCCCTGGACGGCGGCCCGGATCTGTCCGCCGACGCCAAGGTCGAGATCGGCGGTCCGCCGGTCAACCCCATGCGCCGCCTCCTCGCCTCGCGCCTGATCCGCACCGATGTGCCCATGATCGATGTGTTCAACACCCTCGTCGAAAGCCAGAAAATCCCCATCTTTTCCGTGGCCGGCGAACCCTACAACAGTTTTCTGGCGCGCATCGGCATTCAGGCCGATGCCGACGTGGTGATCTTTGGCGGCATGGGGCTGATTTTTGACGATTTTCATCTGTTTCGCAGCGCCTTCGAGGATGCCGGGGTGTTCGGCCGCACGGTGATGTTCGTCAATCAGGCCTCCGATCCGGTGGTCGAGCGCCTGCTGGTGCCCGACATGGCCCTGGCGGTGGCCGAGCGCTTCGCGGTGGAGGAATCCAAGCGGGTGCTGGTGCTGCTCACCGACATGACCGCCTTTGCCGACGCCATGAAGGAGATCGGCGTCGCCATGGATCAGGTGCCTTCCAATCGCGGCTACATGGGCGATCTGTATTCGCAACTGGCGCGGCGCTACGAAAAGGCCTGCGATTTTCGCGGCGGCGGATCGGTGACCATTCTATCGGTGACCACCATGCCGGGCGACGACGTCACCCATCCGGTGCCCGACAACACGGGCTACATCACCGAAGGCCAGTTCTACCTGCACGAGGGGATGCTCGATCCCTTCGGCTCCTTGTCGCGCCTCAAGCAGCATGTCATCGGCAAGGCCACCCGCGAGGATCATGCGCAGATCATGAACACCCTGATCCGCTTTTACGCCGATGCGCGCGACGCCCGCCAGAAGCAGGCCATGGCCTTTGAGCTCTCGGCCTTCGACGAGCGCCTGCTGGTCTTCGGCGAACTGTTTCGCAAGCGCTTCATGCGCCTGGATGTGTCCATGCCGCTGGAGGAGGCGCTGGACCTGGGCTGGCGCACCCTGGCCGAATGTTTCGAGCCCGAGGAGCTGCTCATGAAGCAATCCCTGGTGGACAAGTACTATCCCCGCGAGGTGCGCGAGCAGCACCGCGGGCAAAATCCGGACAAATCGGGTACCGAGGGTCTCTGA
- a CDS encoding V-type ATP synthase subunit D — translation MAKMSLSKSALLQETRQLQSFRRFLPSLDLKRRQLIAERAKARKELDDALETQEELRRFIARELPMLANHDVELPEMLRLEGVVLGEENLLGTLLPVLEKVRIARRPYSLLARPHWVDPLMDKLAEMIELEVARRVREIRLERLDAAVRKITQRVNLFDKVLIPRSEERIRKIRLHLADVERAAVVRAKISKSRRIAHAETSA, via the coding sequence ATGGCCAAGATGTCCCTGAGCAAATCCGCGCTGCTCCAGGAAACGCGACAGTTGCAGAGCTTTCGCCGCTTTTTGCCGTCGCTGGATCTCAAGCGCCGCCAACTCATCGCCGAGCGCGCCAAGGCCCGCAAGGAGCTGGACGACGCCCTGGAGACGCAGGAGGAACTGCGCCGCTTCATCGCCCGCGAGCTGCCCATGCTGGCCAATCACGACGTGGAACTGCCGGAGATGCTGCGCCTCGAGGGGGTGGTGCTGGGCGAGGAGAACCTGCTCGGCACCCTGCTGCCCGTGCTGGAGAAGGTGCGGATCGCGCGCCGCCCCTACTCCCTATTGGCGCGCCCCCACTGGGTGGACCCGCTCATGGACAAATTGGCGGAGATGATCGAACTCGAGGTCGCCCGGCGCGTTCGCGAAATTCGTCTGGAGCGGCTGGACGCGGCGGTGCGCAAAATCACCCAGCGCGTGAATCTGTTCGACAAGGTTCTCATCCCCCGCAGCGAGGAGAGGATTCGCAAAATTCGCCTTCATCTGGCCGATGTGGAGCGCGCGGCGGTGGTGCGCGCCAAGATCTCCAAGTCGCGCCGGATCGCCCACGCGGAGACGAGCGCATGA
- a CDS encoding V-type ATP synthase subunit I: protein MSIVALEKVTLCGPRADKPAILAALQDLGLVHLVSLRPAALRGEEPSERPEDAYRALRWLLDNPQRRLQVSDDQEFDFDAVVQAVTHNRQALIETRNRLEQLQAQHRLLEPWGRFDPPAAHQLGGLRFWYYILPLSQFEELDKEGLTWAVVKRDPRQVFLILIAEREPPRGRMPARPVPIGHLSLDRLEHLMERARHRIEELEFERLSQTRWISLLSRDLARAEDRAALHHAGAVTRDEPGLFVLHGWLAQKDRARVEEFAVQERIAAFFEPPAPDDRPPTLLSNPPQLAAGEDLAGFFQTPGYAEWDPSRVLFFSFAAFFAMIIADAGYALLLSLGLLAFWKRLGRKPTTRRLRGLACAMLGAAVSYGVLVGSYFGVSPPPGSLAATLKILDLNDFDTMLRLSVFIGTAHLLLANALRARRYWPANTARTSLGWNGVLIAGYTAWLAATGVVPETLLVGCWILGIASVLAIFIWASEREIASVKDAFLRLFDGLGALTRLTKAFGDVLSYMRLFALGLASASLALTFNQISADVAAALPGLGMFLAVLILLLGHVLNLTLAVVSGVVHGLRLNFIEFYTWGLSDEGYPFRPFRKKEIHYE from the coding sequence ATGAGCATCGTCGCCCTGGAAAAAGTCACCCTGTGCGGGCCGCGCGCGGACAAGCCCGCGATCCTGGCCGCCCTGCAGGACTTGGGGCTGGTGCATCTGGTGTCCCTGCGGCCCGCCGCGCTGCGCGGCGAGGAACCCTCGGAGCGTCCCGAGGACGCCTATCGCGCCCTGCGCTGGCTGCTGGACAATCCGCAGCGGCGTCTGCAGGTCAGCGACGATCAGGAGTTCGATTTCGACGCGGTGGTTCAGGCCGTCACGCACAACCGGCAAGCCCTCATCGAGACGCGCAACCGCCTGGAGCAGCTCCAGGCCCAACACCGGCTGCTCGAACCCTGGGGGCGCTTCGATCCGCCCGCGGCGCACCAGTTGGGCGGCCTGCGTTTCTGGTATTACATCCTGCCCCTGAGCCAGTTCGAAGAGCTGGACAAGGAGGGCCTGACCTGGGCGGTGGTCAAGCGCGATCCACGGCAGGTGTTCCTGATCCTGATCGCCGAGCGCGAGCCGCCCCGCGGCCGCATGCCGGCGCGGCCGGTACCCATCGGCCATCTGTCCCTGGACCGGCTCGAGCATCTGATGGAGCGCGCCCGGCACCGCATCGAGGAACTGGAATTCGAGCGTCTCTCCCAGACCCGCTGGATCAGCCTGCTCAGCCGCGATCTGGCGCGTGCCGAGGACCGCGCCGCCCTGCATCACGCCGGGGCCGTCACCCGCGACGAACCCGGCCTGTTCGTGCTGCACGGCTGGCTGGCGCAAAAAGACCGCGCACGGGTGGAGGAATTCGCCGTGCAAGAGCGCATCGCCGCCTTCTTCGAGCCGCCCGCCCCCGACGACCGCCCGCCGACGCTGCTCTCCAATCCGCCCCAGCTCGCCGCCGGAGAAGATCTGGCCGGATTTTTTCAAACGCCCGGCTACGCCGAATGGGATCCCTCGCGGGTCTTGTTTTTCTCCTTCGCCGCCTTTTTCGCCATGATCATCGCCGACGCCGGTTACGCGCTGCTGTTGTCCCTGGGCCTGCTGGCGTTCTGGAAGCGCCTCGGGCGCAAGCCCACCACCCGCAGGCTGCGCGGCCTGGCGTGCGCCATGCTCGGCGCGGCGGTGAGCTACGGCGTGCTGGTGGGCAGCTATTTCGGCGTCTCGCCGCCGCCGGGGAGCCTTGCGGCAACCCTGAAGATTCTGGATCTCAACGACTTCGACACCATGCTGCGCCTGTCGGTGTTCATCGGCACGGCCCATCTGCTGCTGGCCAACGCCCTTCGCGCCCGGCGCTATTGGCCGGCCAACACCGCCAGGACGTCCCTGGGCTGGAACGGAGTACTCATCGCCGGCTACACCGCCTGGCTGGCGGCCACGGGCGTTGTTCCCGAAACGCTGCTGGTCGGCTGCTGGATCCTGGGCATCGCCTCGGTTCTGGCCATTTTCATCTGGGCCTCGGAGCGCGAAATCGCATCGGTCAAGGATGCCTTTCTGCGGTTGTTCGACGGGCTCGGCGCGCTGACCCGTCTGACCAAGGCCTTCGGCGACGTGCTCAGCTACATGCGCCTGTTCGCCCTGGGCTTGGCCAGCGCCTCACTGGCCCTGACCTTCAATCAGATTTCCGCGGATGTCGCCGCCGCCCTGCCCGGGCTGGGGATGTTTCTCGCGGTTCTCATCCTGCTTCTCGGCCATGTGCTCAATCTCACGCTGGCGGTGGTCTCCGGCGTGGTGCACGGCCTGCGCCTGAATTTCATCGAGTTCTACACCTGGGGACTCTCCGACGAGGGCTACCCGTTTCGCCCGTTTCGCAAAAAGGAGATCCATTATGAATGA
- a CDS encoding ATP synthase subunit C: MNEFVIALGWLGLYAPMALGAVGSIIGCALAGQAAIGAMLETESGHGKYLGVSAMPSSQLIYGIVVMFTLNREITETTAPGVFGIGLLAGLALLSSAVYQGKTCASAINASKAKPEIFGLSLAPSAIVEGFAVFAFIFALVISAGIPG; this comes from the coding sequence ATGAATGAGTTCGTCATCGCCCTGGGCTGGCTCGGCCTCTACGCGCCCATGGCCCTGGGCGCGGTGGGCAGCATCATCGGCTGTGCCCTGGCCGGGCAGGCCGCCATCGGCGCCATGCTGGAAACCGAATCCGGCCACGGCAAGTATCTGGGCGTCTCGGCCATGCCTTCCTCGCAGCTGATTTACGGCATCGTGGTGATGTTCACCCTCAACCGCGAGATCACCGAAACGACGGCCCCGGGGGTGTTCGGCATCGGTCTGCTGGCCGGTCTTGCGCTGCTCAGCAGCGCCGTCTACCAGGGCAAGACCTGCGCCTCGGCCATCAACGCCTCCAAGGCCAAGCCCGAGATTTTCGGTCTGTCCCTGGCCCCGTCGGCCATCGTGGAGGGCTTTGCGGTGTTCGCCTTCATTTTTGCCCTGGTGATCAGCGCCGGCATCCCCGGCTGA
- a CDS encoding V-type ATP synthase subunit A, protein MKSPTLSTETNVRVRAVSGDIVTIEVDPADEGAALMKNEVAYLIAGSGEKLQAEVLKVHGRLAVVQVFEDTRGLAVGDKVLLTGEMLSVELGPGLLSQVFDGLQNPLEKIAESHGVFLPRGAEVDRLDRRQKWSFVTSVKTGDHLWAGDTLGTVQEGRFTHRIMVPFDQRGAVEVTWIQQGNLTVDTPIARIRPVDAPQAEERSLTLMQRWPVRRPLPEDLLRSRRCRREYPSRPLVTTLRLIDTFFPIALGGTACIPGPFGAGKTVLQNLISRYSAVDIVIVVACGERAGEVVETIQEFPKLSDPLTGGSLMDRTIILCNTSSMPVAAREASIYTGITLGEYYRQMGFAVLLIADSTSRWAQAMRETSGRMEEIPGDEAFPAYLDSAIRGVYERAGIIRTADGREGSLTLIGTVSPAGGNFEEPVTQSTLATVKTFLGLSADRAYKRFYPSVDPLLSWSRYLRQLAPWFNREVAPDWTERVERMLALLKAGDAVQQMMQVTGEEGVTLADFITYQQAIFLDRVYLQQDAFDPVDVSVPLERQKDDFLRVMRAVEQAPHLPDKEALRRYYTRLTGLFKNLNYTRTDSPDHQRYLKEIEAALKGGKTSPPMAEPTAQAAD, encoded by the coding sequence ATGAAAAGCCCGACCCTGTCGACGGAGACGAACGTCCGGGTGCGGGCGGTGTCCGGGGACATCGTGACCATCGAGGTCGATCCGGCCGACGAAGGCGCCGCCCTGATGAAGAACGAGGTGGCGTACCTGATTGCCGGCAGCGGCGAGAAACTGCAAGCCGAAGTGCTCAAGGTGCACGGTCGGCTGGCCGTGGTGCAGGTGTTCGAGGACACACGCGGCCTGGCGGTGGGCGACAAGGTTCTGCTGACCGGCGAAATGCTCTCCGTGGAGTTGGGGCCGGGCCTGCTCTCGCAGGTGTTCGACGGCCTGCAGAACCCGCTGGAGAAAATCGCCGAGAGCCATGGCGTGTTCCTGCCGCGCGGCGCCGAAGTGGATCGTCTCGACCGCCGCCAGAAATGGTCGTTTGTCACCAGCGTGAAAACCGGAGACCACCTGTGGGCGGGCGACACCCTGGGCACCGTGCAGGAAGGCCGCTTTACCCATCGCATCATGGTGCCTTTCGATCAACGCGGCGCCGTTGAAGTGACCTGGATTCAGCAGGGCAACCTGACGGTGGATACGCCCATCGCCCGCATCCGACCGGTGGATGCCCCCCAGGCCGAGGAGCGCTCCCTGACCCTGATGCAGCGCTGGCCGGTGCGGCGGCCCCTGCCGGAGGATCTGCTGCGCTCCCGCAGGTGCCGGCGCGAATACCCGAGCCGGCCCCTGGTCACCACCCTGCGGCTGATCGACACATTTTTTCCCATCGCCCTGGGCGGCACCGCCTGTATTCCCGGGCCCTTCGGCGCGGGCAAGACGGTCCTGCAAAACCTCATCAGCCGCTACTCGGCGGTGGATATCGTCATCGTCGTCGCCTGCGGCGAGCGCGCCGGGGAGGTGGTGGAGACCATCCAGGAGTTCCCCAAGCTCAGCGATCCCTTGACCGGCGGTTCACTCATGGATCGCACCATCATCCTGTGCAACACCTCCTCCATGCCCGTCGCGGCGCGCGAGGCCTCGATCTACACCGGCATCACCCTGGGCGAGTATTATCGGCAGATGGGTTTCGCCGTGCTGCTCATCGCCGACTCCACCTCGCGCTGGGCGCAGGCCATGCGCGAAACCTCCGGGCGCATGGAGGAGATTCCCGGCGACGAGGCGTTTCCCGCCTATCTCGATTCGGCCATCCGCGGCGTCTATGAGCGCGCCGGCATCATCCGTACCGCCGACGGCCGCGAAGGCAGTCTGACTCTCATCGGCACCGTTTCGCCGGCGGGCGGCAATTTCGAGGAGCCGGTCACCCAGTCGACCCTGGCCACGGTGAAAACCTTTCTCGGTCTCTCGGCCGATCGCGCCTACAAACGCTTCTATCCCTCGGTGGATCCGCTGTTGTCCTGGTCGCGCTATCTGCGGCAGCTCGCCCCCTGGTTCAACCGCGAAGTCGCGCCGGACTGGACCGAGCGCGTCGAACGCATGCTCGCGCTGCTCAAGGCGGGCGACGCCGTGCAGCAGATGATGCAGGTGACCGGCGAGGAAGGCGTCACCCTGGCAGACTTCATCACCTACCAGCAGGCCATCTTTCTCGATCGGGTCTATCTGCAGCAGGATGCCTTTGACCCGGTGGATGTCTCGGTGCCCCTGGAGCGCCAGAAGGACGACTTTCTCCGCGTGATGCGCGCCGTCGAACAGGCGCCCCATCTGCCCGACAAGGAGGCCTTGCGCCGATACTACACGCGCCTGACCGGTTTGTTCAAAAACCTCAACTACACGCGCACGGACTCGCCGGACCACCAGCGCTACCTCAAGGAGATCGAGGCGGCGCTCAAGGGCGGCAAGACGTCGCCGCCCATGGCGGAACCAACGGCGCAGGCGGCGGATTAG